The Panicum virgatum strain AP13 chromosome 3N, P.virgatum_v5, whole genome shotgun sequence genome includes the window ccggatgaaccgacgctaccctgccaagaggcatcggttcttccggtggtacacagattttcagctaaccgttggagcaacggctacaagacttggtggcctatatatacgcctcaccccggccatttgaagattgctggagttgctggacatcccacacacacccaagaacatctccaagccatacaaaagcatcaagatcatatccttagcccttagcacactttgagagtgttgtgtaaaagattagctcttagtgagtgagtttgcaaggcttagagcctttgtgctatggttcattagtgaaccaaaacaagagcttggtgcgccggcaccttggagcgtggagctcgccggcaacgtcatcgaccctccgacttggtgtggagcggcgacgacacctttgtgcgggggacgtggagacccccatcctttgtggagaagctccttagtggaacccggggccaaggtgaccgtgattgtgttcacggaagagacttggtggccgagtagcaatactcttagtgagtgctacaacaacgtggatgtaggtgtgcctttgtggctaaccgaaccacgggataaacacccgcgtcaagagtttgctatctcctatcccgctctttaagcttccgcatttcattctagtaatttgtatgactttactttcatagaatagtttcttgataggaaaggctataggttgctaaactcttttgggataggggttttacactagaacaacctagttgcacatctagatagcttgttttagtttaagctttgtgcaaactagttggagccataggtctaaatttttattagtgtctaattcaccccctccccctcttaggctagagcacccgatcacctTCAAGGTAGTACAGTGTACAGCTCTATATCATTAAACTGGCGAGAACATGGAGATAATAGACCACACCAAACAACAAAATAAACTCCACTGATATAGTGATATCTCTGATTCAGGACACAGGTAGGTAGTACTACTAATAATTAAGCGAACACCGAGTAGTGACCAAAAACAGCAGACACGATTCTAACCCAAATAACAGGACACTGGACAGCACTCATAATAACTCGGTTCAGCTCCCTCCTACTCATGACCGTGATCGTGtacacaccacacacacactACTGCTTCAAAAATCATGCATTGATCGACGGCAACTTGCATTGACAGGGGGCCGTGCGTCCTCGCCGTCCTACTACGGCTGCCATGCGGCGAGCTGCTGGATGTTCATGGGGTAGACGACGTCGTTGCCACCGTTGAACGCCGCCCTGCCGAGCAGCACGTTCACCCGCTCCGTCGGGTGGAAGGCGTCCCAGAAGATGTAGGTGTTGCGGTTCAGGCACGGCCGCAGGAACGGCAGGCAGGTGATCATCCCCCGGTTCCTCCCGATGCCGCAGCACCCGCGGTCGACCACGCTGAACCCTGCACGcacaccatgaatgattgttcCATGAACAACCTCCAGTGGCCGGTCGATCGTTGTACTAGCTACGTACCGTAGGACCATGGGTTGCGGAGGATCTCGGAGATCATGGCGTAGTTGTCGACGTAGATGAACTTAGCGTTGGGGCGGTTGGCGTTGAGGTTGTTCACCATGGCCTTCACCTTGTTGTTGAAGGGGATGATGAGGTCGTCGACGTCCGGCGAGCACACGTTCATGGGGCTCCGCGCGCGCATGTTGGGGATGCACGCCATCGACCCCACGCCGGCGATGACGAACCTGCGGGCGCCCAGGTTGTAGAGCGTGTTCAGCTGCCTGGCGTACTGCTGCACCAGCAGCGTGGAGTACTGGTCGCCGTTGTACTCGTTGCGGGTGTTGTAGTTGGGCATCAGGTAGTTGTTCAGGTAGTCGTTGCTCCCCATCCCGACGTAGAAGATGCTCCGCGCCAGCGTCGGCGCCAGCCTGGACGCGCCGCCCAGCTTGCGGCTCAGCTGGCCCAGCGTCTGCTCGAAGTTCTTGATCTGCTGGTTGAACGGGATGCGCCCCACGAAGTTCTGGCCCGTGTTGTCCAggatccccgccgccgcggaggcgaAGTTCACGCCGCGGAGGGCCGCGTCCGCCGACGAGGCGTCCGGGTGCGACGGCAGCAGCGGCAGGCCCAGGAGTTGAGCTGAAGAGGATATATAGa containing:
- the LOC120665432 gene encoding GDSL esterase/lipase At1g71691-like, with the protein product MAAAAALLLLLALGGAAAQVFPPWNGTFPGFGPGISGGGTGAAAGATGVPAMFVFGDSLTDNGNNNDLQSLAKANYPPYGIDFAGGPTGRFSNGYTMVDEIAQLLGLPLLPSHPDASSADAALRGVNFASAAAGILDNTGQNFVGRIPFNQQIKNFEQTLGQLSRKLGGASRLAPTLARSIFYVGMGSNDYLNNYLMPNYNTRNEYNGDQYSTLLVQQYARQLNTLYNLGARRFVIAGVGSMACIPNMRARSPMNVCSPDVDDLIIPFNNKVKAMVNNLNANRPNAKFIYVDNYAMISEILRNPWSYGFSVVDRGCCGIGRNRGMITCLPFLRPCLNRNTYIFWDAFHPTERVNVLLGRAAFNGGNDVVYPMNIQQLAAWQP